Proteins found in one Panicum hallii strain FIL2 chromosome 4, PHallii_v3.1, whole genome shotgun sequence genomic segment:
- the LOC112889179 gene encoding protein trichome birefringence-like 19 isoform X2 — protein MKTLPVILSLRSLLAGARRTRHDAPKIMSVPALVAFLILAAAAFSVVFLGPFQWSPTSSSSGAQCDMTRGQWVRDPAAQPYYTNATCAFIEGYQNCMKHSKPSLEFLRWRWRPDSCGDELGRRFDAARFFGLVRGKSILFVGDSLASSHVRSLVCTLAQVEAPERSRSPGGFEHWRFPAHRFTVAFFWTPFQVRWRLTRGPPEAVGPDRQGEVFAGPTDLHIDEPDQRWAPAAKGHDYVVVSASHWFARPAVYYRGGRVAGCHGCGMANVTALRPERAQRAAFRTVLRVLAGMEGFKGTAILRTVAPTHYENGGWFDGGECTATEPADPEDPVEMAEPEGEFYRAQLEEFAAAAEAARRNGVRLRLMDVTKMMLRRPDGHPDRYGHGPGEHEGFDIDCLHWCLPGPIDTWNDLLLQILAGR, from the coding sequence ATGAAGACACTCCCGGTGATCCTTTCCCTCCGCAgcctcctcgccggagctcgccgcACCCGCCATGACGCTCCCAAGATCATGTCCGTTCCCGCCCTCGTCGCCTTCCTCATCTTGGCCGCCGCTGCGTTCTCGGTCGTTTTCCTCGGCCCCTTCCAGTGGTCACCCACCTCCTCCAGCTCCGGCGCCCAATGCGACATGACGCGTGGCCAGTGGGTGCGCGACCCCGCCGCGCAGCCATACTACACCAACGCGACGTGCGCCTTCATCGAGGGCTACCAGAACTGCATGAAGCACAGCAAGCCGAGCCTGGAGTTCctgcggtggcggtggcggcccgACAGCTGCGGCGACGAGCTGGGCCGCCGCTTCGACGCCGCGCGGTTCTTCGGGCTCGTCCGGGGTAAGTCGATCCTCTTCGTCGGGGACTCGTTGGCCAGCAGCCACGTCCGGTCGCTCGTGTGCACCTTGGCGCAGGTGGAGGCCCCGGAGAGGTCGCGCTCGCCGGGGGGATTCGAGCACTGGCGGTTCCCGGCGCACCGGTTCACGGTGGCCTTCTTCTGGACGCCGTTCCAGGTGCGGTGGCGCCTGACGCGGGGGCCGCCGGAGGCGGTCGGGCCGGACAGGCAGGGCGAGGTGTTCGCCGGCCCCACCGACCTCCACATCGACGAGCCCGACCAGCggtgggcgccggcggccaaggGACACGACTACGTGGTCGTGTCCGCGTCGCACTGGTTCGCGCGTCCCGCCGTGTACTaccgcggcggccgcgtcgcCGGTTGCCACGGCTGCGGCATGGCGAACGTCACCGCGCTCAGGCCGGAGCGCGCGCAGCGGGCCGCGTTCCGCACCGTGCTGCGGGTGCTCGCCGGGATGGAGGGGTTCAAGGGGACCGCGATCCTGCGGACGGTGGCGCCGACGCACTACGAGAACGGCGGCTGGTTCGACGGCGGGGAGTGCACGGCCACGGAGCCGGCCGACCCCGAGGATCCGGTGGAGATGGCGGAGCCGGAGGGCGAGTTCTACAGGGCGCAGCTGGAGGagttcgcggcggcggcggaggccgcgaGGAGGAACGGCGTGAGGCTGAGGCTGATGGACGTGACCAAGATGATGCTGCGCCGGCCGGACGGGCACCCCGACCGGTACGGCCACGGCCCCGGCGAGCACGAGGGCTTCGACATTGACTGCCTGCACTGGTGCCTGCCGGGACCGATCGATACGTGGAACGACCTGCTGCTTCAGATCCTTGCCGGTCGTTAG
- the LOC112889179 gene encoding F-box/WD-40 repeat-containing protein At5g21040-like isoform X1: protein MAFDCNKARGVSLPNNRSSICTEGTIIQANPLSHYWKAKGWKSRDKLGNQKSSYGSIPRDSNTKKADEASGEATASTCGIRCFTDLPAALVCEVLARLDAKELGIVSCVSTLLHTLATDHQGWKKLYCERWGLPNLPATLNGPVVPGSPLDGKSWKTFFVEREFRSKSFMGKCNVDVLRGHNEDVRAVFLLASANLIFTGGRDSVVRMWNMEEGLLIDSSHPLGGTIRAVAADTRLLVTGGTNSYIQCWRAVDGNVHLFHISGNGTDQTSEFRLWGHEGPVTCLALDSLRIYSGSWDMTVRVWDRTHMECVQKLMHADWVWDLAPHGNTIASTAGRDAYVWDIRNSELTSLISNAHVGNTYSLARTHLANVLFTGGEDGAIRLFNVSDVSDDDEDSKPVATWVPHSGPVHSLAFEYPWLVSASSDGRIALIDSRKLLTPKKSSKGPFSVKSFDASAIEPPQRMLHGVGCDLFSIAIGADRIVCAGEDGAVRVWNFSEALEIERRAQALRSLRQENRMRRRKAQAEMNANGRRPDQCSIAMKKNQLKGDKSVT from the coding sequence ATGGCCTTTGACTGCAACAAGGCAAGAGGAGTTTCTTTGCCTAATAATCGCTCCAGTATTTGCACCGAGGgtactatcatccaggcaaatcCCTTATCTCACTACTGGAAGGCTAAAGGTTGGAAGAGCCGCGACAAATTAGGGAACCAGAAGTCCAGTTATGGATCAATTCCAAGAGACTCTAATACAAAGAAAGCTGATGAAGCGAGTGGTGAAGCCACTGCCTCGACCTGTGGTATCAGGTGCTTCACCGATTTGCCAGCTGCATTGGTCTGTGAGGTCCTGGCACGCCTTGACGCAAAGGAGCTTGGAATTGTATCTTGTGTCTCCACCCTTCTGCATACTTTAGCCACAGATCATCAGGGATGGAAGAAATTGTACTGTGAAAGATGGGGGCTTCCAAATCTTCCTGCCACCCTAAACGGGCCCGTGGTTCCAGGTAGTCCCCTAGATGGGAAGTCCTGGAAAACATTTTTTGTGGAGCGGGAGTTTCGAAGTAAATCATTCATGGGGAAATGCAATGTGGATGTTCTTCGTGGCCACAATGAGGATGTACGTGCCGTGTTCCTTCTGGCATCAGCAAATCTAATTTTCACTGGTGGTCGTGATTCTGTGGTTAGGATGTGGAATATGGAGGAAGGGCTCTTGATTGATTCATCCCATCCACTTGGTGGCACCATCAGGGCCGTTGCAGCTGACACTAGGCTTTTAGTGACTGGAGGAACCAATTCCTATATTCAGTGTTGGAGGGCTGTTGACGGGAATGTTCACCTATTCCACATCTCTGGAAATGGTACTGATCAGACTTCAGAATTTCGCCTCTGGGGCCATGAAGGTCCTGTGACTTGTCTTGCTTTAGATTCGTTGAGGATTTACAGTGGTTCTTGGGACATGACTGTTCGTGTTTGGGACAGGACCCACATGGAGTGTGTGCAGAAGCTCATGCATGCGGACTGGGTTTGGGATCTTGCTCCTCATGGAAACACTATTGCTAGTACAGCTGGTAGAGATGCATATGTGTGGGATATCAGGAACAGCGAGTTGACAAGCTTAATTTCCAATGCACATGTTGGAAACACGTATTCTCTGGCTCGGACACACTTGGCTAATGTGCTATTTACTGGTGGAGAGGATGGAGCTATTCGCTTGTTTAATGTTTCTGATGTctctgatgatgatgaggacaGTAAACCAGTTGCTACTTGGGTGCCACATTCAGGCCCTGTTCATTCTCTTGCTTTTGAGTATCCATGGCTTGTCTCAGCCTCGAGTGATGGTAGGATTGCACTGATTGATTCGAGGAAGCTTCTAACCCCAAAAAAATCATCAAAGGGGCCTTTCAGCGTTAAGAGCTTTGATGCAAGCGCTATAGAGCCTCCGCAGAGGATGCTTCATGGCGTTGGATGTGATCTCTTCTCCATTGCCATTGGTGCAGATAGGATTGTATGTGCGGGCGAGGATGGTGCTGTCAGGGTCTGGAACTTCTCAGAAGCACTGGAGATTGAGAGGAGGGCACAAGCTCTAAGGAGTTTGAGGCAGGAGAACCGCATGAGGCGGAGGAAGGCACAAGCAGAGATGAATGCAAATGGTAGAAGGCCTGACCAGTGCTCAATAGCCATGAAAAAGAACCAACTGAAGGGTGATAAGAGTGTCACTTAG
- the LOC112889974 gene encoding protein trichome birefringence-like 19, with amino-acid sequence MQAKAEQQRRSRLRQRLLGLAADLPVQKLQLAVTVTPAAASLLPALAVAALILLLAAARRAPAPSSLDAYRSGVAVVVPPSAPGGGTPRGAGAAAAAPQVPPGCDIFRPGEWVPDGAAPYYTNLTCPLIQEHQNCMKYGRPDTGFLRWRWRPAGCDLPRFDAEAFLDAVRDTSMAFVGDSLARNHMQSLMCLLTKVAYPKDISKTADPEFRTMHYESHNFTVAIFWSPFLVRGYQPDPARHMWAIHLDEPDAAWVSGIAGFDRVILSAANWFARPAMFYEAGRVVGCHYCLAPGVPDLTHRHSLRMAFRAALRALTGPGSAFNGTVIMRTLSPTSHFEGGPWDRGGDCRRTRPLAASEARMAGLDLDFHTAQVEEFARAKAAAEAGGRAPRLVLMDTTAAMVLRPDGHPSRYGHWAHENVTLYNDCVHWCLPGPIDAWNEMLLQMLLQDPS; translated from the exons ATGCAAGCGAAGGCGGAGCAGCAGAGGCGCAGCCGCCTGCGGCAGCGCCTGCTGGGCCTCGCTGCCGACCTGCCGGTGCAGAAGCTCCAGCTCGCCGTCACCGTCACCCCGGCCGCGGCCTCGCTCCTcccggcgctcgccgtcgccgcgctcATCCTCCTCCTTGCCGCCGCGCGGCGCGCGCCGGCCCCGTCCTCCCTCGACGCCTACCGCTCcggcgtcgccgtcgtcgtcccgCCATCGGCGCCCGGCGGCGGCACCCCtcggggcgccggcgccgcggccgccgcgccccaGGTGCCCCCGGGCTGCGACATCTTCCGGCCGGGCGAGTGGGTCCCCGACGGCGCCGCGCCATACTACACCAACCTGACCTGCCCGCTCATCCAGGAGCACCAGAACTGCATGAAGTACGGCCGCCCCGACACCGGGTTCctgcggtggcggtggcgcccGGCCGGCTGCGACCTCCCGCGGTTCGACGCCGAGGCGTTCCTCGACGCCGTCAGGGACACGTCCATGGCCTTCGTCGGCGACTCGCTCGCCAGGAACCACATGCAGTCGCTCATGTGCCTCCTCACCAAG GTGGCGTACCCCAAGGACATCTCCAAGACCGCGGATCCAGAGTTCCGGACGATGCACTACGAGTCCCACAACTTCACCGTGGCCATCTTCTGGTCGCCGTTCCTCGTCAGGGGCTACCAGCCGGATCCCGCCCGCCACATGTGGGCGATCCACCTCGACGAGCCGGACGCCGCCTGGGTCTCCGGGATCGCGGGCTTCGACCGCGTGATCCTCTCGGCGGCCAACTGGTTCGCCCGCCCGGCCATGTTCTACGAGGCCGGGCGCGTGGTCGGCTGCCACTACTGCCTCGCCCCGGGCGTCCCGGACCTGACGCACCGGCACTCGCTGCGCATGGCGTTCCGCGCGGCGCTCCGCGCGCTCACGGGGCCCGGGTCAGCGTTCAACGGGACGGTGATCATGCGGACGCTGTCGCCGACGTCGCACTTCGAGGGCGGGCCGTGGGACCGCGGCGGCGACTGCCGGCGGACGCGGCCGCTGGCGGCGAGCGAGGCGCGGATGGCCGGGCTGGACCTGGACTTCCACACGGCGCAGGTGGAGGAGTTCGCCAGGGCCAAGGCGGCTGCGGAAGCCGGCGGGAGGGCGCCGAGGCTGGTGCTGATGGACACGACGGCGGCGATGGTGCTCCGGCCGGACGGGCACCCGAGCCGGTACGGGCACTGGGCGCACGAGAACGTGACGCTGTACAACGACTGCGTGCACTGGTGCCTCCCGGGGCCCATCGACGCCTGGAACGAGATGCTGCTCCAGATGCTCCTGCAGGATCCATCCTGA
- the LOC112890054 gene encoding protein trichome birefringence-like 19 produces MKFHEIKLPYPIIHCAVPAALLATCLLILAVVILPDHREPLLPPVATDDGHGGSNLSCNIFKGEWVPDPGAPRYTTETCPVIHGHYDCARYGRPDLGFVRWRWRPAGCELPRLDAARFLRAARGRSMAFVGDSLARNQMHSLVCLLARAERPSPWTNATRHAYRFGRHGFTVASFWSPFLVRAVEADPDGPTGSGAGLWSLHLDEPDAGWAVRAGEFDYVVVSAGSWFFRPSMFHERGRLVGCNGCLAPNVTDLTLRYPLRKAFRTALRAAAAAAGAPGPGGRRRARTVVVRTLSPSHYENGTWNAAGDCERTRPLARGGWEMNAVEKEMYAIQAGEFAAAAAGREGKGARMLLLDATEAMALRPDAHPSKYRLWQPDRFNVSRDCLHWCLPGAMDACNDMLIHMLLH; encoded by the coding sequence ATGAAGTTTCATGAAATCAAGCTTCCATACCCCATCATCCATTGTgccgtccccgccgccctcctcgcGACGTGCCTTTTGATCCTCGCCGTCGTGATCCTGCCCGACCACCGCGAGCCACTGCTGCCGCCGGTGGCGACCGACGACGGCCATGGCGGCAGCAACTTGTCGTGCAACATCTTCAAGGGCGAGTGGGTGCCGGACCCGGGCGCGCCGCGCTACACCACGGAGACCTGCCCCGTGATCCACGGCCACTACGACTGCGCGCGGTACGGCCGGCCGGACCTCGGGTTCGTCCGGTGGCGGTGGCGCCCCGCGGGGTGCGAGCTGCCGCGCCTTGACGCGGCGCGGTTCCTGCGCGCGGCGAGGGGCAGGTCCATGGCATTCGTCGGGGACTCGCTCGCCAGGAACCAGATGCACTCGCTGGTGTGCCTCCTGGCGCGCGCCGAGCGGCCGTCGCCGTGGACGAACGCGACGAGGCACGCGTACCGCTTCGGGCGGCACGGGTTCACGGTCGCGTCGTTCTGGTCGCCGTTCCTCGTCCGCGCCGTCGAGGCGGACCCGGACGGGCCGACTGGGAGCGGAGCGGGCCTGTGGAGCCTCCACCTCGACGAGCCGGACGCCGGGTGGGCGGTGCGCGCCGGCGAGTTTGATTATGTGGTGGTCTCGGCGGGGAGCTGGTTCTTCCGCCCGTCCATGTTCCACGAGCGCGGCCGCCTCGTCGGGTGTAACGGCTGCCTCGCGCCCAACGTCACCGACCTCACGCTCCGGTACCCGCTGCGGAAGGCGTTCCGGACCGCgctccgggcggcggcggccgccgcgggcgCGCCCGGGCCTggcggccggcgccgcgccAGGACGGTGGTCGTGCGCACGCTCTCGCCGTCGCACTACGAGAACGGGACGTGGAACGCGGCCGGCGACTGCGAGCGGACGCGGCCGCTCGCGCGCGGCGGGTGGGAGATGAACGCGGTGGAGAAGGAGATGTACGCGATACAGGCCGGGGAgttcgccgcggcggcggcggggagggaggggaagggggCGAGGATGCTACTGCTCGACGCCACGGAGGCGATGGCGCTGCGGCCGGACGCGCACCCGAGCAAGTACCGGCTGTGGCAGCCCGACAGGTTCAACGTGTCGCGCGACTGTTTGCACTGGTGCCTGCCCGGCGCCATGGACGCCTGCAACGACATGCTGATCCACATGTTGCTGCACTAG